A genomic stretch from Shewanella woodyi ATCC 51908 includes:
- the lptA gene encoding lipopolysaccharide transport periplasmic protein LptA, producing MKQNTGIITALLCLISFSSVAKVDDLKQEVKISAASQEADIKNNQIIFNGPVEVVQGSVKINADKLRAFTKEGSNGRILVATGNPATYSQIMEDGRPANASAKEIRYELSKRTLILKGNATLEQDGSQVTGNQIQYNIEKQQLIAESTGSERVITIIQPENYQDESKPKTDSNKETQPETKPEIPVEPAVNAQEIE from the coding sequence ATGAAGCAAAATACAGGCATCATCACAGCACTACTCTGCTTAATAAGCTTTAGTAGTGTGGCAAAAGTCGATGATCTAAAACAAGAAGTTAAAATCTCTGCAGCAAGTCAGGAAGCAGATATTAAAAATAACCAGATCATCTTTAATGGCCCAGTTGAAGTCGTTCAGGGCTCAGTTAAAATCAATGCCGATAAGCTTAGAGCCTTTACCAAAGAGGGGTCTAACGGACGTATCTTAGTCGCTACGGGGAATCCAGCAACTTACTCACAGATAATGGAAGATGGCCGTCCAGCCAACGCCAGCGCAAAAGAGATCCGCTACGAGTTATCAAAACGCACTCTTATTCTGAAGGGTAATGCGACGCTTGAGCAAGATGGTAGCCAAGTTACAGGTAATCAGATTCAATATAACATTGAAAAGCAGCAGCTTATTGCTGAAAGTACAGGTAGCGAAAGGGTCATCACCATTATCCAACCTGAAAATTACCAGGATGAGTCTAAGCCTAAAACAGATAGCAACAAAGAGACTCAACCTGAAACAAAGCCAGAGATACCTGTAGAACCTGCAGTTAACGCTCAGGAGATCGAATGA
- a CDS encoding ATP-binding cassette domain-containing protein, whose product MDHQVLAEPKPLVEIHNLGFSRGEHVIFDDISLSIPRGKVTAIMGPSGIGKTTLLKLMGGQLTPDIGHVLFDGVDVHKCRREELFTLRKRMSMLFQSGALFTDMNVFDNVAFALREHSGLPEEIIKRIVLMKLEAVGLRGTANMMPNELSGGMQRRAALARAIALEPEMVMYDEPFAGQDPISMGVLVKLIRELSEALQLTSVVISHDVQEVLSIADYVYVMADKRVIAQGTPAELKASDMAQLKQFIGGEPDGPVPFHFPAEDYQKELIG is encoded by the coding sequence ATGGATCATCAGGTGTTAGCTGAGCCAAAACCTTTGGTTGAGATCCACAATTTGGGTTTTAGTCGTGGTGAGCATGTAATTTTTGACGATATCAGCCTGTCTATTCCAAGAGGGAAGGTGACGGCTATCATGGGGCCAAGTGGTATTGGAAAGACCACCTTGCTCAAATTGATGGGCGGGCAGCTGACGCCAGATATCGGGCATGTATTGTTTGATGGTGTCGATGTGCATAAGTGTCGTCGAGAGGAGCTGTTTACATTGCGTAAACGTATGAGCATGCTGTTTCAAAGTGGGGCTCTGTTTACCGATATGAATGTCTTTGATAATGTCGCATTTGCACTGCGGGAACACTCAGGACTGCCGGAAGAGATCATCAAACGTATCGTATTAATGAAACTAGAAGCGGTAGGTCTACGTGGCACTGCGAATATGATGCCCAACGAGTTATCAGGTGGTATGCAGCGACGTGCAGCACTGGCAAGGGCGATAGCGCTTGAGCCTGAAATGGTGATGTATGATGAACCTTTTGCAGGCCAAGATCCTATCTCTATGGGGGTTCTGGTTAAACTGATCCGTGAGTTATCAGAGGCGTTACAGTTGACCTCAGTTGTGATCTCCCATGATGTGCAGGAGGTGCTTAGTATTGCCGATTACGTTTATGTTATGGCAGATAAGCGTGTGATTGCACAGGGAACTCCCGCAGAGCTTAAAGCCTCTGATATGGCACAGTTAAAACAGTTTATTGGCGGTGAGCCGGATGGGCCTGTTCCTTTTCATTTTCCTGCTGAAGATTATCAAAAGGAGCTGATAGGCTAG
- the mlaE gene encoding lipid asymmetry maintenance ABC transporter permease subunit MlaE, producing the protein MNLLDRVANLGRAAIELVIGFGSAGLMLWGAIARKPRAKGFPLFVKQLYVVGVQSMVLIFVSGLFIGMVLALQGYNILVGFGTEESLGPMVALSLLRELGPVVTALLFAGRAGSALTAEIGLMKSTEQLSSLEMMAIDPLRQIIAPRFWAGVVSLPLLALIFTAVGIYGGHIVGVEWKGIDSGSFWSILQASVEWRQDIVNCLIKSLVFAVVVTWIALYRGYQVIPNPEGISKATTQTVVQSSLAVLALDFLLTALMFGR; encoded by the coding sequence ATGAACTTGCTAGATAGAGTTGCCAATTTGGGAAGAGCAGCAATTGAGCTGGTGATTGGATTTGGAAGCGCAGGGTTAATGTTGTGGGGGGCGATAGCCCGTAAACCTAGAGCCAAAGGTTTTCCCCTGTTCGTTAAACAACTGTACGTTGTCGGCGTGCAATCTATGGTGCTGATATTTGTGTCGGGGCTTTTTATCGGCATGGTATTGGCGTTGCAAGGGTATAATATTCTTGTGGGCTTTGGCACCGAAGAGAGCTTAGGGCCCATGGTGGCGTTGAGTCTGCTGCGTGAGTTAGGGCCTGTAGTGACAGCCCTCTTGTTTGCTGGAAGAGCAGGTTCAGCATTGACCGCTGAGATAGGTTTGATGAAGAGCACTGAGCAGCTTTCCAGTCTTGAGATGATGGCAATAGATCCCTTAAGACAGATCATCGCCCCAAGGTTTTGGGCCGGGGTGGTAAGCCTTCCTCTGTTAGCCCTTATCTTCACTGCGGTGGGGATATATGGTGGTCATATCGTGGGTGTCGAGTGGAAGGGGATAGACAGTGGTAGTTTCTGGTCTATTTTGCAGGCGTCTGTTGAGTGGCGACAAGATATTGTAAATTGTTTAATTAAAAGTTTAGTGTTTGCGGTGGTGGTGACCTGGATTGCGCTATACCGCGGTTATCAGGTGATCCCTAATCCTGAAGGGATCAGCAAGGCAACAACGCAAACCGTAGTTCAGTCTAGTCTGGCTGTGTTAGCACTGGACTTCCTGCTTACCGCACTGATGTTTGGTCGTTAA
- the kdsC gene encoding 3-deoxy-manno-octulosonate-8-phosphatase KdsC, whose amino-acid sequence MSHQGFYGPIEDTVWQKASKIKLLICDVDGVFSDGLVYMSNTGDELKTFHTRDGYGVRSLLTSDIPVAIITGRKSKIVEDRMTALGITHIYQGVDDKLTPYQELLSLYKVTPEEVAYIGDDMVDLPVMKQVGLSVCVADGHPYVQQGADFVTHIKGGHGALRELTDLLLLSQNKFETAHGMSI is encoded by the coding sequence ATGTCACACCAAGGTTTTTACGGTCCAATAGAGGATACTGTTTGGCAAAAGGCCAGTAAGATCAAGCTTCTAATATGTGATGTAGATGGAGTATTCTCCGACGGTTTAGTCTATATGAGTAACACGGGCGATGAACTTAAAACCTTCCATACCCGTGACGGTTACGGCGTCAGATCTCTGCTCACCAGTGATATTCCTGTCGCCATTATTACCGGCAGAAAATCTAAGATTGTCGAAGATCGCATGACAGCCCTAGGGATCACCCATATCTATCAAGGCGTCGATGACAAACTGACTCCCTATCAGGAGCTACTCTCTTTATACAAGGTAACGCCAGAAGAGGTCGCATATATCGGCGATGATATGGTTGACCTACCAGTGATGAAACAGGTTGGTTTATCGGTATGTGTTGCTGACGGCCATCCTTATGTTCAGCAAGGTGCCGATTTTGTTACTCATATCAAGGGAGGCCACGGCGCCCTACGTGAGTTGACAGATCTACTGCTTCTTAGCCAGAATAAGTTCGAAACGGCTCATGGAATGAGTATATGA
- the lptB gene encoding LPS export ABC transporter ATP-binding protein: protein MSSLTLKAVNLAKSYKSRAVVQDVSLSVKTGQIVGLLGPNGAGKTTTFYMVVGLVQSDKGRIFIDSDDLTLDPMHLRARKGIGYLPQEASIFRKLSVRDNIMAVLQTRDELDKNAREEQLEHLLEEFHITHIRDSQGMSLSGGERRRVEIARALAANPKFILLDEPFAGVDPISVIDIKKIILQLKSRGLGVLITDHNVRETLDVCEHAYIVSHGNLIAEGTPAEILDNQQVRAVYLGEQFKL, encoded by the coding sequence ATGAGTTCTTTGACGTTAAAGGCTGTAAACCTAGCCAAAAGTTATAAAAGTCGCGCCGTAGTACAGGACGTGAGCCTCAGTGTAAAAACAGGTCAGATTGTTGGCTTACTCGGCCCCAATGGTGCAGGAAAAACCACCACCTTTTATATGGTCGTGGGCTTAGTACAAAGTGATAAAGGTCGTATCTTTATCGATAGTGACGATCTCACATTAGATCCCATGCATCTACGCGCCCGTAAAGGGATAGGTTACCTGCCCCAAGAGGCCAGTATCTTCAGAAAGCTCTCAGTGCGCGATAATATTATGGCCGTTCTCCAGACCCGTGATGAGCTAGATAAAAATGCTCGTGAGGAGCAGCTTGAACATCTGCTGGAGGAGTTCCACATTACCCATATCAGAGATAGCCAAGGGATGTCGCTGTCAGGTGGTGAGCGTAGACGTGTTGAGATAGCTAGAGCACTGGCTGCAAACCCTAAATTTATCCTGCTTGATGAGCCCTTTGCAGGTGTCGATCCTATCTCGGTTATCGACATCAAAAAGATCATTTTACAGCTCAAAAGTCGTGGTCTTGGTGTCTTGATCACTGACCATAACGTGCGGGAAACATTGGATGTTTGTGAGCATGCCTATATTGTAAGTCATGGAAACTTAATCGCTGAAGGTACACCCGCTGAAATCTTAGACAATCAGCAAGTGCGAGCTGTGTACTTAGGTGAACAATTCAAGCTATAG
- the lptC gene encoding LPS export ABC transporter periplasmic protein LptC: MNRVTLAIIAFFGTALLLYWQVQSKRGDEGLAVDVSARPDYIADNLKSVEYNELGLVNSRVSAKHMEHYEEDNMTYFTEPIYLVYPEQGEAQWQLQSTKGTMNKNSGKVILENNVIINAINSNEPIQSIKTSYLELDLNTMIMTSDDNIYITGSDFIIEGVGLYADLNAENVKLTSQVNGTYSAH, translated from the coding sequence ATGAATAGAGTCACCCTCGCCATTATCGCCTTCTTTGGTACCGCACTTCTGCTCTACTGGCAGGTGCAATCCAAACGAGGAGATGAGGGGTTAGCTGTCGATGTTAGCGCCCGACCCGATTATATTGCTGATAACCTAAAAAGTGTTGAATACAATGAACTTGGCTTAGTTAATAGCCGGGTTAGTGCTAAACATATGGAGCATTATGAAGAGGATAATATGACCTACTTCACCGAGCCTATCTATCTGGTGTACCCTGAGCAAGGCGAGGCTCAGTGGCAGCTACAATCGACCAAAGGCACCATGAATAAAAATTCAGGAAAAGTCATACTCGAAAACAATGTTATCATCAACGCCATAAACAGCAATGAGCCGATACAGTCGATCAAAACAAGCTATCTTGAGTTGGATCTCAATACCATGATCATGACATCCGATGACAATATCTATATCACAGGTAGCGACTTTATTATTGAAGGGGTTGGTCTATATGCCGACCTCAACGCTGAAAACGTAAAATTAACCAGTCAGGTTAATGGCACCTACTCAGCACACTAG
- a CDS encoding KpsF/GutQ family sugar-phosphate isomerase, with amino-acid sequence MVDVTQLRQWGRTVIDIERNALDNLYQYVDSEEFTQACKLILNCTGKVIVMGMGKSGHIGNKISATLASTGTPAFFVHPGEASHGDLGVLSENDIILAISNSGEASEILTLMPVIKRMGLPVIACTGNPDSNMAKLSVVHLCIEVPEEACPLGLAPTSSTTATLVMGDALAVALLQARGFTKDDFALSHPGGSLGRKLLLKVSDVMHKGKDLPSVNHDICITEALYEISKKSLGMTAVVDEANKLVGIFTDGDLRRVIDSEVNLRTTSISDVMSKGCVTVSADILAAAALKVMEDKDINGLIVIDDQQHPIGALNMLDMVKAGVI; translated from the coding sequence ATGGTAGATGTAACTCAACTTCGCCAATGGGGCAGAACTGTTATCGACATCGAGCGCAACGCACTCGATAACCTTTACCAGTACGTCGACTCGGAAGAGTTCACCCAAGCCTGTAAGCTAATTCTTAACTGTACAGGTAAAGTTATCGTAATGGGCATGGGTAAATCAGGTCATATCGGTAACAAGATCTCTGCAACATTAGCCAGCACTGGTACCCCAGCCTTCTTTGTTCACCCTGGAGAGGCGAGCCACGGAGATCTCGGCGTTCTCAGTGAAAATGATATTATCTTAGCCATATCAAACTCAGGTGAAGCCAGTGAGATACTCACCTTAATGCCTGTCATTAAACGCATGGGATTGCCAGTTATCGCTTGTACGGGAAACCCTGATTCAAATATGGCTAAACTCTCTGTTGTGCATCTGTGTATAGAGGTGCCAGAAGAGGCGTGTCCATTAGGGTTAGCACCAACATCGAGCACCACAGCAACCTTAGTCATGGGCGATGCCTTAGCCGTTGCGCTTTTGCAAGCTAGAGGCTTTACCAAAGATGATTTTGCCCTCTCTCATCCCGGTGGTAGCTTAGGACGTAAGCTGCTACTTAAGGTCAGTGATGTGATGCATAAAGGCAAAGATCTGCCCTCGGTAAACCATGATATCTGCATCACTGAAGCCCTCTATGAGATCTCTAAAAAAAGCTTAGGTATGACAGCTGTCGTCGATGAGGCAAATAAACTGGTAGGTATCTTTACCGATGGCGACCTAAGACGCGTTATCGACAGTGAAGTCAATCTTCGCACCACCTCTATCAGTGATGTAATGTCTAAAGGGTGCGTCACTGTTTCTGCCGACATTTTAGCGGCTGCTGCACTGAAAGTGATGGAAGATAAAGATATTAATGGTTTGATCGTTATCGATGATCAGCAGCATCCAATAGGTGCCTTAAACATGTTAGATATGGTCAAGGCTGGCGTTATCTAA
- a CDS encoding calcium/sodium antiporter has protein sequence MLFNIFMLIAGLVALVWSADKFVYGAAAFARNLGLPPMLIGLTIVAMGSSAPEMFVAATASMEGMTDTAIGNVLGSNVANITLILGITALLGAIAVSSQTLMREIPLMIIATVIAGYFLHDGMLTRIEGFMLLGLFFMLMGYFIWHAVTNKKKDALEEEADSEIPTGVPTSRAILWLIVGIVLLPLSADWMVQGAVGIAKAYHLSDLVIGLTIIAIGTSLPELAACVAGVMKKEDDLAIGNIVGSNLFNILAVLAIPGIIAPGAVDAAASSRDFYMVLATSSALAVFILLSGRARALKRWHGVVLLCTFIAYQLILFQA, from the coding sequence ATGTTATTTAATATTTTCATGCTTATCGCCGGATTAGTCGCTCTAGTCTGGAGTGCTGACAAATTTGTCTATGGCGCTGCAGCTTTTGCCAGAAATCTTGGCCTCCCTCCTATGTTAATTGGATTAACCATCGTCGCCATGGGCAGCTCAGCCCCGGAGATGTTCGTCGCTGCGACCGCCTCGATGGAAGGGATGACAGATACCGCAATTGGAAATGTTTTAGGCTCAAATGTTGCAAATATCACACTGATTTTAGGGATCACCGCCCTACTTGGTGCCATTGCTGTTAGCTCGCAAACGTTAATGCGAGAGATCCCCTTGATGATTATTGCCACCGTTATCGCTGGCTACTTCCTCCATGACGGTATGCTGACCCGTATAGAGGGCTTTATGCTATTAGGCCTCTTCTTTATGTTGATGGGCTACTTTATCTGGCACGCCGTCACGAATAAGAAAAAAGATGCATTGGAAGAAGAAGCTGACAGCGAGATCCCAACTGGTGTTCCCACATCCAGAGCAATACTCTGGCTTATTGTCGGTATTGTACTTCTACCACTCTCAGCAGACTGGATGGTACAAGGGGCTGTTGGTATTGCCAAAGCCTACCACCTGTCAGACCTAGTCATAGGCTTAACGATTATTGCTATTGGTACCAGCCTACCTGAACTGGCAGCATGTGTTGCGGGCGTAATGAAAAAAGAGGATGATCTGGCAATAGGGAATATCGTAGGCTCAAACCTATTCAATATTTTAGCTGTATTAGCCATTCCGGGAATAATTGCTCCCGGCGCCGTTGATGCAGCCGCCAGTAGTCGTGATTTTTATATGGTACTGGCTACCAGCAGTGCACTTGCTGTATTTATATTATTAAGTGGCCGAGCAAGAGCATTAAAACGCTGGCATGGTGTAGTACTACTATGCACCTTTATCGCCTATCAGTTAATCCTGTTTCAGGCTTAA